The following proteins come from a genomic window of Triticum aestivum cultivar Chinese Spring chromosome 6A, IWGSC CS RefSeq v2.1, whole genome shotgun sequence:
- the LOC123132566 gene encoding uncharacterized protein, with the protein MRQLIWPEENMAAVSPGDGGGAGNASRRRAEAAVQGSARSVVVAEGGWSSRGRFVRDAKKGFEMAPDIIVSTRLLLNEWCVQPDLRPLVSSFEHSPVLENLTLQLRKVQLSLTHLVPEPLHQLLSRGDPECRHPWTFESSSSLRSSKVVTVTVLRPILSFVVITFASFFTSCEIKHANGGERFERQ; encoded by the exons ATGCGACAACTCATCTGGCCGGAGGAGAACATGGCAGCGGTATCTCCTGGTGACGGCGGTGGGGCAGGCAATGCTTCAAGGCGACGGGCTGAGGCGGCGGTGCAGGGATCCGCTCGGTCTGTTGTTGTTGCTGAGGGCGGATGGAGCAGCCGGGGCAGGTTCGTCCGTGATGCCAAG AAGGGATTTGAGATGGCGCCCGACATTATAGTAAGTACAAGACTGTTGCTGAATGAGTGGTGTGTGCAACCAGACCTCCGTCCACTTGTTTCATCGTTTGAACATTCACCGGTTCTTGAGAATCTGACGCTTCAATTGCGTAAG GTACAACTAAGCCTAACTCATCTGGTTCCT GAACCTCTCCACCAACTTCTTTCAAGGGGAGATCCTGAATGTCGGCATCCTTGGACCTTCGAAAGCAGTT CTTCATTGAGGAGCTCAAAGGTCGTGACTGTGACTGTTCTTAGGCCAATACTTTCATTTGTTGTTATAACATTTGCATCATTCTTCACAAGTTGCGAAATCAAGCATGCTAACGGTGGCGAGCGATTTGAGCGCCAATGA